One Halorientalis litorea DNA segment encodes these proteins:
- a CDS encoding TIGR04024 family LLM class F420-dependent oxidoreductase, translating to MTDLDLVLMTRDHDSVDSVAQQAVRAENHGFSHVTMGETTGWNILPVLTVIAERTEDIGITDDVLSPYSRAPTVVGQSALTMHDVTDGRFRLGLGTSSPAIAEGWHAQSFDRPLRRLRETIDVIREVYAGGDVDYDGEIFDVGGLSYEGTVPDDPPAVDVAALGPKAAELAGRFADGWIPQLFTHDGLADRMADLHRGAELGDRDPSALRVSPIVRCYASEDRERARSTVRQMVAFLLGAYGPFYGDSVAEQGYEAEVEEIRGAWEERDTAAMAEALPDELLDAVAAAGTPDEVRERVEQFAAVDGVSAVRVGFASGMTQEAKETTLDALGELTG from the coding sequence ATGACGGACCTCGACCTCGTGTTGATGACACGGGACCACGACTCGGTGGATTCGGTCGCCCAACAGGCAGTGCGCGCCGAGAACCACGGCTTCAGTCACGTGACGATGGGGGAGACGACCGGCTGGAACATCCTCCCCGTCCTGACGGTCATCGCCGAGCGGACGGAGGACATCGGCATCACCGACGACGTCCTCTCGCCGTACTCGCGCGCGCCGACTGTCGTGGGCCAGAGCGCGCTCACGATGCACGACGTGACCGACGGCCGCTTCCGTCTGGGCCTCGGGACGAGTTCCCCCGCCATCGCGGAGGGGTGGCACGCCCAGTCGTTCGACCGGCCGCTCCGTCGCCTCCGCGAGACTATCGACGTCATCCGCGAGGTGTACGCGGGCGGTGACGTCGACTACGACGGCGAGATATTCGACGTGGGCGGGCTGAGTTACGAGGGGACGGTGCCGGACGACCCGCCGGCCGTCGACGTGGCCGCCCTCGGCCCGAAGGCCGCGGAACTCGCCGGTCGCTTCGCCGACGGCTGGATTCCACAACTGTTCACTCACGACGGACTGGCCGACCGGATGGCGGACCTCCACAGAGGGGCAGAACTGGGAGACCGCGACCCCTCGGCGTTGCGGGTGAGTCCCATCGTCCGGTGTTACGCGAGCGAGGACCGCGAGCGCGCCCGGTCGACCGTTCGGCAGATGGTCGCGTTCCTGCTCGGCGCGTACGGGCCATTCTACGGCGACTCGGTGGCCGAGCAGGGCTACGAGGCGGAAGTCGAAGAAATCCGCGGGGCGTGGGAAGAACGGGACACGGCCGCGATGGCCGAGGCACTCCCCGACGAACTCCTCGACGCCGTCGCCGCGGCGGGGACCCCCGACGAGGTCCGGGAGCGCGTCGAGCAGTTCGCGGCCGTCGACGGCGTGAGTGCCGTCCGCGTCGGCTTCGCCTCCGGCATGACACAGGAGGCAAAGGAGACGACGTTGGACGCACTCGGTGAACTGACCGGCTGA
- a CDS encoding thiolase family protein: MASTPVVVKAYRTPQGKEDGVYSEVRSEDLSIPLINQMLAETGLSGDQVDDLIWGCAQQRDEQGNNMARVISLLSDLGESVPATTVNRWCASSAQAIISAADAIRAGQRDVLIAGGVENMSRVEMGANTANVHPRLNEHYNVMDLQMGMTAEKVAEEYDISREQQDEYAARSQQRACEATDEGRFDDEIIPVQGHDDDGNEITVEEDEGLRRGTTAEKLSGLPTVFKADGTVSPGNSSQISDGAAATMLTSKEFAEDQGLDILAEVGANNVAGVDPTVMGIGPVPAVRGLCERTGRDPEDYDLVELNEAFASQCYYCQQELGFDDDIYNVNGGAIAIGHPLGASGARLPVTLIHEMNKRDAELGLATECVGFGQGAAIDFELP, translated from the coding sequence ATGGCATCCACACCAGTCGTTGTCAAGGCGTATCGGACACCGCAGGGGAAAGAGGACGGCGTCTACTCGGAGGTCCGCAGCGAGGACCTCTCGATTCCGCTCATCAACCAGATGCTCGCCGAGACTGGCCTCTCGGGCGACCAGGTCGACGACCTCATCTGGGGCTGTGCCCAGCAGCGTGACGAACAGGGCAACAACATGGCGCGCGTCATCTCTCTGCTCTCCGATCTGGGCGAGTCCGTCCCGGCGACGACGGTCAACCGATGGTGTGCCTCCTCGGCACAGGCCATCATCTCGGCCGCCGACGCCATCCGCGCGGGACAGCGCGATGTCCTCATCGCGGGCGGCGTCGAGAACATGTCTCGCGTCGAGATGGGTGCCAACACCGCCAACGTCCACCCACGGCTCAACGAACACTACAACGTCATGGACCTGCAGATGGGCATGACCGCCGAGAAGGTGGCCGAGGAGTACGACATCTCCCGGGAACAGCAGGACGAGTACGCCGCTCGCTCCCAGCAGCGCGCCTGCGAGGCGACCGACGAGGGTCGCTTCGACGACGAGATAATCCCCGTGCAAGGCCACGACGACGACGGCAACGAGATAACCGTCGAGGAAGACGAGGGCCTGCGCCGCGGCACCACCGCAGAGAAACTCTCGGGCCTCCCCACCGTGTTCAAGGCCGACGGGACGGTCTCGCCCGGCAACTCCAGCCAGATTTCCGACGGCGCGGCCGCGACGATGCTCACCAGCAAGGAGTTCGCGGAGGACCAGGGTCTCGACATCCTCGCGGAAGTCGGTGCCAACAACGTCGCCGGCGTCGACCCGACCGTGATGGGTATCGGGCCGGTCCCCGCGGTCCGTGGCCTGTGTGAGCGCACCGGCCGCGACCCCGAGGACTACGACCTCGTCGAACTCAACGAGGCCTTCGCCTCCCAGTGTTACTACTGCCAGCAGGAACTCGGCTTCGACGACGACATCTACAACGTCAACGGCGGTGCCATCGCCATCGGCCACCCGCTCGGTGCCTCCGGTGCCCGCCTGCCCGTGACGCTCATCCACGAGATGAACAAGCGCGACGCCGAACTCGGCCTCGCTACCGAGTGTGTCGGCTTCGGTCAGGGCGCGGCAATCGACTTCGAACTGCCCTAA
- a CDS encoding PaaI family thioesterase, with translation MGLEKIFDLMPFADLLGIEITHVGDGYAEGTLEMREELSSVPGGGVAHGGVTYSLADTVGGAAVMSATEDVSPTIDMRIDYIAPATDDLEAEAEVVRVGGNVVVVDVDVWDADGHHVATARGVYKSGGRSEDTPWLAD, from the coding sequence ATGGGACTGGAGAAGATATTCGACCTGATGCCGTTCGCGGACCTTCTCGGCATCGAAATCACACACGTCGGCGACGGCTACGCCGAGGGGACCCTCGAGATGCGGGAGGAACTCTCGTCGGTCCCCGGCGGTGGCGTGGCCCACGGCGGCGTCACCTACTCGCTGGCCGACACCGTCGGCGGGGCGGCAGTCATGTCCGCAACGGAGGACGTGTCACCGACCATCGACATGCGCATCGACTACATCGCCCCAGCGACCGACGACCTCGAAGCCGAGGCCGAGGTGGTTCGGGTCGGCGGGAACGTCGTCGTCGTCGACGTCGACGTGTGGGACGCCGACGGACACCACGTCGCCACGGCGCGTGGCGTCTACAAGTCCGGCGGCCGGAGCGAAGACACGCCGTGGCTGGCCGACTAG
- a CDS encoding MBL fold metallo-hydrolase gives MEVTLLGTGDTTGTPTPGCSCDTCERARSPDDALRERIRGRGVDPSGGIERTRFSVHVHNERTGEALLVDASPDFRHQFLHRDVALPDAAVVSHIHFDHLDGLGNAYRLLADFPVYAADETDPQTDESVAETVRRRYDYLDAVTVSAESPFESFETCGFEVTLVPVEHPPLVCYGLAIEDPETGAKLSLSGDTSYGIPEDSRDVLADPDLLLADGIVTADLCEHHPLGGRHEDPDGVPRTFGTKHMTVEGARALGADLDADETRIVHLAHFIPADAAFADDMAVDGERFEL, from the coding sequence ATGGAAGTCACGCTGTTGGGGACGGGCGACACGACCGGAACGCCGACGCCGGGTTGTTCCTGTGACACCTGCGAGCGAGCGCGGAGTCCCGACGACGCGCTCCGCGAGCGTATCCGCGGCAGGGGCGTCGACCCGTCCGGCGGTATCGAGCGCACGCGCTTCTCGGTGCACGTCCACAACGAACGTACCGGCGAGGCACTGCTCGTCGACGCCAGCCCGGACTTCCGCCACCAGTTCCTCCACCGAGACGTGGCCCTCCCCGACGCCGCCGTCGTCAGCCACATCCACTTCGACCACCTCGACGGGTTGGGCAACGCCTACCGCCTGCTCGCCGACTTCCCGGTCTACGCCGCCGACGAGACCGACCCCCAAACCGACGAGAGCGTCGCCGAGACGGTCCGGCGACGCTACGACTACCTCGACGCAGTGACAGTTTCGGCCGAGTCCCCCTTCGAGTCCTTCGAGACGTGTGGCTTCGAGGTGACGCTCGTCCCCGTCGAACACCCGCCGCTGGTCTGTTACGGCCTCGCCATCGAAGACCCCGAAACCGGTGCGAAACTCTCGCTTTCGGGCGATACGAGCTACGGGATTCCCGAGGACTCACGGGACGTGCTGGCGGACCCGGACCTCCTGCTCGCGGACGGCATCGTCACGGCCGACCTCTGTGAACACCACCCGCTCGGTGGCCGCCACGAGGACCCGGACGGCGTGCCCCGCACCTTCGGGACCAAACACATGACGGTCGAGGGCGCGCGGGCGTTGGGGGCGGACCTCGACGCCGACGAGACGCGAATCGTCCATCTGGCCCACTTCATCCCGGCCGACGCGGCGTTCGCCGACGACATGGCCGTCGACGGCGAGCGGTTCGAGTTGTGA
- a CDS encoding DMT family transporter, producing MLGVETWVLVALAGAGVQAGYETLQKRLTSDVDTLRLSYVTSVLGAVLLTPVAAWVIATESVSVTPVVAVAVLVTVGANVLALYAFLTALSRADLSLVSPLRQSTPLLVAGLEPLVLSAGFAPGVLFGAVAATVGGYVILADDGLSSPLSRVTDAGPLLALATAGLYAVGSVAARFAVVRVPPLLFTFLLYLGMAVAFAAVLARRDGALPTKELVTGRFLTLGTATTLRSVLIFAAFSLAAAARVTVVLRASLVLTVLAGGALFGERGVGRRLVGAGLVAVGVWLAV from the coding sequence GTGCTTGGCGTCGAGACGTGGGTGCTAGTCGCGCTGGCCGGTGCCGGGGTACAGGCGGGCTACGAGACACTCCAGAAGCGACTGACGAGCGACGTGGATACGCTCCGCCTGAGTTACGTCACGTCGGTGCTCGGGGCGGTCCTCCTCACGCCCGTCGCCGCGTGGGTGATAGCCACCGAGTCCGTGTCGGTCACACCCGTCGTCGCCGTCGCAGTCCTCGTCACGGTGGGAGCGAACGTCCTCGCACTGTACGCCTTCCTGACGGCACTTTCGCGGGCCGACCTCTCGCTCGTGTCGCCGCTCCGGCAGTCGACGCCGCTGCTGGTCGCGGGCCTCGAACCGCTCGTGCTGTCGGCCGGGTTCGCACCCGGCGTCCTGTTCGGGGCCGTCGCGGCCACCGTCGGCGGCTACGTGATACTGGCCGACGACGGTTTGTCGTCGCCGCTCTCGCGGGTCACGGACGCGGGGCCGCTGCTGGCTCTCGCGACGGCGGGGCTGTACGCCGTCGGGTCGGTCGCCGCCCGGTTCGCCGTCGTCCGGGTCCCCCCGCTTCTGTTCACGTTCCTGCTCTATCTCGGGATGGCCGTCGCCTTCGCCGCGGTGCTCGCACGGCGCGACGGAGCGTTGCCGACGAAGGAACTGGTCACGGGTCGCTTCCTCACGCTCGGGACGGCGACGACGCTGCGGAGCGTCCTGATATTCGCCGCGTTCTCGCTTGCGGCGGCGGCGCGGGTGACCGTCGTCCTGCGTGCCTCGCTGGTGCTGACCGTGCTGGCTGGCGGGGCACTGTTCGGGGAGCGGGGGGTCGGCCGCCGACTCGTCGGGGCCGGACTCGTCGCCGTGGGCGTGTGGCTGGCGGTTTAA
- a CDS encoding DUF4352 domain-containing protein has translation MTDSPLSRRHFLRSGVAAGTLLLAGCGTDSDTDGTETVTGTTVAGETTTTTAGTATPTTRPTAAIGEVVGDDSLSMVLLGASQRQSVAGRTADDGNTMVVAFFEMKNGATERFLSMQDFGAFHLADGGDDYRRVVVSEEPGNQFRNGLLAPGEVVQGYLAFETPATLTEPAVEVDIDSDHTSLERATFRLDQSADSVARLEQTLHVPAADIGESVTEGSLTVTVTDFRTTDAVDGIRSGEETTFAIPTVRLENDADEGQMVFLRGQALLKSDTGEVYATSTETQPALDEALRWNMEVQTNGRVEGEVPYNAGADTSPLYFVFDFSGINDGSRYVWQVA, from the coding sequence ATGACCGACTCGCCACTCTCTCGCCGCCACTTCCTTCGGTCCGGCGTCGCCGCGGGGACGCTCCTGCTCGCTGGCTGTGGAACCGACAGTGACACCGATGGGACCGAGACGGTCACCGGAACCACCGTCGCCGGGGAGACGACGACGACGACGGCCGGGACCGCGACGCCGACGACGCGGCCGACGGCGGCCATCGGTGAGGTCGTCGGCGACGACAGCCTCTCGATGGTGCTGCTCGGGGCGAGCCAGCGACAGTCCGTCGCGGGACGGACGGCAGACGACGGGAACACGATGGTCGTCGCCTTCTTCGAGATGAAAAACGGGGCCACGGAGCGGTTCCTGTCGATGCAGGACTTCGGCGCGTTTCACCTCGCGGACGGCGGCGACGACTACCGCCGCGTCGTCGTCTCGGAGGAACCCGGCAACCAGTTTCGGAACGGCCTGCTCGCACCGGGCGAAGTCGTGCAGGGCTACCTCGCGTTCGAGACGCCGGCGACGCTCACCGAACCGGCAGTCGAGGTGGACATCGACTCCGACCACACGAGTCTCGAGCGCGCGACGTTCCGGCTCGACCAGTCCGCAGACAGCGTCGCTCGCCTCGAACAGACGTTGCACGTCCCGGCCGCGGACATCGGGGAGAGCGTCACCGAGGGGTCGTTGACCGTGACGGTCACCGACTTCCGCACGACGGATGCCGTCGACGGGATTCGTTCGGGCGAGGAGACGACGTTCGCCATCCCAACCGTCCGTCTCGAGAACGACGCCGACGAGGGACAGATGGTCTTCTTGCGCGGGCAGGCTCTCCTCAAGAGCGACACCGGGGAGGTGTACGCCACGAGTACCGAGACACAGCCGGCCCTCGACGAGGCACTCCGGTGGAATATGGAGGTGCAGACGAACGGTCGGGTCGAAGGCGAGGTGCCGTACAACGCCGGGGCCGACACGAGTCCGCTGTACTTCGTGTTCGACTTCTCGGGCATCAACGACGGCAGCCGGTACGTCTGGCAGGTGGCCTAG
- a CDS encoding ATP-binding protein, which produces MSNPELDIVEFLLTTAVYNGDRELDEDDLPPSYRGVFWSDGRIERPLSTTNTTATEATGVERPWDAVSGLMFTDRDDFSGDITFTDRDMAEEWFLDRADAERLRANPVLAAAYGEEFGVEYEQAREENRPARADRAWIDSLLDEYFDDDEEDEMLDLVDIRAPEEVDMRMDDLVLTSDQEGEIYKIVKAIEHRDYLADIGLREIGKLLFVGPPGTGKTSVARALAHELDLPFVEVKLSMITSQYLGETAKNVEKSFEVARRLAPCIFFMDEFDFVAKTRSSDEHAAIKRAVNTLLKSIDEISLIDDEVLLIGATNHPDQLDAAAWRRFDEIVNFPKPDTGMRADILRVVTREMDIVDFDPDTLAEITEGLTGSDLRLVLREAVLDALTEERTTLTQQDMEDAVADFEERDNLKNLDMIDGDADALVAGGTPGEDTTDGGDAHDHSHD; this is translated from the coding sequence ATGAGTAACCCGGAGCTTGATATCGTCGAGTTCCTGCTCACCACGGCAGTCTACAACGGGGACCGTGAACTGGACGAGGACGACCTGCCGCCGAGCTATCGCGGGGTGTTCTGGAGCGACGGCCGCATCGAACGGCCGCTGTCGACGACGAACACCACCGCCACCGAAGCGACCGGCGTCGAACGCCCGTGGGACGCCGTCTCCGGGTTGATGTTCACCGACCGCGACGACTTCTCGGGCGACATCACGTTCACCGACCGCGACATGGCCGAGGAGTGGTTCCTCGACCGGGCCGACGCCGAGCGTCTCCGCGCAAACCCGGTGCTGGCCGCCGCCTACGGCGAGGAGTTCGGCGTCGAGTACGAGCAAGCCCGGGAGGAGAACCGCCCGGCCCGTGCCGACCGTGCCTGGATAGACAGCCTGCTCGACGAGTACTTCGACGACGACGAGGAGGACGAGATGCTGGACCTCGTGGACATCCGCGCCCCGGAGGAGGTCGACATGCGGATGGACGACCTCGTGTTGACCTCGGATCAAGAGGGCGAGATTTACAAAATCGTCAAGGCCATCGAACACCGCGACTATCTCGCGGACATCGGCCTCCGTGAAATCGGGAAACTCCTGTTCGTCGGCCCGCCGGGCACCGGGAAGACGAGCGTGGCGCGGGCACTGGCCCACGAGTTGGACCTCCCGTTCGTCGAGGTGAAACTGTCGATGATAACCAGTCAATATCTCGGCGAGACGGCCAAGAACGTCGAGAAGTCCTTCGAGGTGGCCCGCCGACTCGCCCCCTGTATCTTCTTCATGGACGAGTTCGACTTCGTGGCGAAGACGCGCTCGTCGGACGAACACGCCGCCATCAAGCGCGCGGTCAACACCCTGCTGAAGAGCATCGACGAAATCAGCCTCATCGACGACGAGGTCCTCCTCATCGGCGCGACCAACCACCCCGACCAACTGGACGCGGCGGCGTGGCGACGCTTCGACGAAATCGTCAACTTCCCCAAACCGGACACGGGGATGCGTGCCGACATCCTCCGAGTGGTCACCCGCGAGATGGACATCGTTGACTTCGACCCCGACACGCTCGCGGAGATTACCGAGGGACTGACGGGCAGCGACCTCCGCCTCGTCCTCCGGGAGGCCGTCCTCGACGCACTGACCGAGGAGCGCACGACGCTGACCCAACAGGACATGGAGGACGCCGTCGCCGACTTCGAGGAGCGAGACAACCTGAAGAACCTCGACATGATAGACGGGGACGCCGACGCGTTGGTCGCCGGGGGGACGCCCGGCGAGGACACGACGGACGGCGGCGACGCGCACGACCACAGCCACGACTGA
- a CDS encoding aldehyde ferredoxin oxidoreductase C-terminal domain-containing protein yields MIHGRGPLLSIDVGARETETENIDGVLESFIGGRGVGTKLAHERIPFDADPLGPENRLVFATGPLQTSQMSFTGRMNCTGLSPLTDGLLSSNAGGFMSRPFTDTGYGAVEITGASDALVGVHVRDDGVTFEEVGDLEEATVDETIEYVQSEHDLGDEHTAIVGPAGENEVRFGAIITSEHRAFGRGGLGAVLGSKNVKFVTFDGDSRRDVELDEEVTQAIHQEAATSDSPMKDAGTVSVSSFANAVDAVPTKYFEELSYDGLENIGSSAVIDHKYKKGTCSSCAFACKLPTKDESDGFTTEGPEWETVMAFGSNALVDDFRTVMEANDMCDNLGMDTISCGDTVSAYLASEDEFGNEELLLELVEKIAYREDEGDLLAEGIDRVHEELGVENWTMKGMEFAAHDGRTLNGQGLSYATSNRGADHMYAVVYDYEYPLVAPNEAMPKEGVDGKSERVIELENRKAIRDSGVLCQFSSSYTEEERYERVFQTEYDHLMDVGSRIVELERHFHNQRGKDRADDESLPYELDGLSEELSNYYDLRGWNDDGTVPDESVTGASAVGD; encoded by the coding sequence ATGATTCACGGGCGCGGACCGCTGTTGAGCATCGACGTGGGGGCGCGGGAGACGGAGACGGAAAACATCGACGGCGTTCTCGAATCGTTCATCGGGGGCCGGGGCGTGGGGACGAAACTCGCACACGAGCGGATTCCGTTCGACGCGGACCCGCTGGGCCCGGAGAACCGGCTGGTGTTCGCCACCGGGCCGCTCCAAACCTCACAGATGAGTTTCACCGGCCGGATGAACTGCACGGGGCTGTCGCCGCTGACAGACGGCCTGCTCTCCTCGAACGCGGGTGGGTTCATGTCCCGGCCGTTCACCGACACCGGCTACGGCGCGGTCGAGATTACGGGCGCGAGCGACGCCCTCGTGGGCGTCCACGTCCGCGACGACGGCGTGACCTTCGAGGAAGTCGGCGACCTCGAAGAGGCCACTGTGGACGAGACCATCGAGTACGTCCAGTCCGAACACGACCTCGGCGACGAACACACCGCCATCGTCGGCCCGGCCGGCGAGAACGAGGTGCGCTTCGGTGCCATCATCACCTCCGAACACCGCGCGTTCGGGCGCGGCGGCCTCGGTGCGGTGCTGGGGTCGAAGAACGTCAAGTTCGTCACGTTCGACGGCGACTCCCGGCGGGACGTGGAACTGGACGAGGAAGTGACACAGGCGATTCATCAGGAGGCCGCCACCTCGGATAGCCCGATGAAGGACGCGGGGACCGTCTCCGTCTCCTCGTTCGCCAACGCCGTCGACGCGGTGCCGACGAAGTACTTCGAGGAACTCTCCTACGACGGGTTGGAGAACATCGGGTCCTCGGCGGTCATCGACCACAAGTACAAGAAGGGGACCTGCTCGTCGTGTGCCTTCGCCTGCAAACTCCCGACCAAAGACGAATCCGACGGGTTCACCACCGAAGGCCCTGAGTGGGAGACGGTGATGGCCTTCGGGTCGAACGCACTGGTCGACGACTTCCGGACGGTCATGGAGGCAAACGACATGTGCGACAACCTCGGGATGGACACCATCTCCTGTGGAGACACCGTCTCGGCGTACCTCGCCAGCGAGGACGAGTTCGGCAACGAGGAGTTGCTGTTGGAACTGGTCGAGAAGATAGCCTACCGCGAGGACGAAGGTGACCTGCTCGCGGAGGGCATCGACCGCGTCCACGAGGAGCTGGGCGTCGAGAACTGGACCATGAAGGGCATGGAGTTCGCGGCCCACGACGGCCGGACGCTGAACGGGCAGGGCCTCTCGTACGCCACCTCGAACCGCGGCGCGGACCACATGTACGCCGTCGTCTACGACTACGAGTACCCGCTCGTCGCCCCGAACGAGGCGATGCCCAAGGAGGGCGTCGACGGCAAATCCGAGCGCGTCATCGAACTCGAAAACCGCAAGGCAATCAGGGACAGCGGCGTCCTCTGTCAGTTCTCCTCGTCCTACACCGAAGAGGAGCGCTACGAGAGGGTGTTCCAGACCGAGTACGACCACCTGATGGACGTGGGCAGTCGCATCGTCGAACTGGAGCGGCACTTCCACAACCAGCGCGGGAAAGACCGCGCGGACGACGAGTCACTCCCCTACGAGTTGGACGGCCTCAGCGAGGAACTCTCGAACTACTACGACCTGCGTGGCTGGAACGACGACGGCACCGTCCCCGACGAGTCCGTCACCGGTGCGTCCGCCGTCGGTGACTGA
- a CDS encoding twin-arginine translocation signal domain-containing protein yields MPSISRRRLLAGGAAVGVAGGLGLLPAKYLPASVAQARLSVRPVPEVSARPPVTDGHEASAHEALQSLVDRAESEWSRVEDQQAAVERLPGLANPERSIDSARDYLDDIPGESGWEVLFSSRIGAQFAGEAIGGTRLAVDEASGESLAEQAREIQANVADERERVTYEVTDPATDLARLYWVEKWLHSAQLNSYRTGVYVGQDEPTVEYDDHEFVRTWGSHMQARRSLADAARLYDDYRDGADGEWRDLTDHVETVESELWTEARERSFTTDEFEERSAAIESLPEGPLRTYRWQAMFYVQNANVEFVDDLSTGLPLYRAVGNAETVLRARALADAPDDPFEDSVPVSSLARTKRDGLALLRDHLDAVPEQSVRGLLLREGRRLLWAGDTQLDNGGEVDHPRARAYARYRLGVGYLRHVDEVAARLDRPT; encoded by the coding sequence ATGCCCTCCATCAGCAGACGCCGCCTCCTCGCCGGCGGTGCCGCCGTCGGCGTGGCCGGTGGTCTCGGCCTCCTCCCCGCGAAGTACCTCCCCGCGTCGGTTGCACAGGCACGACTGTCGGTCCGTCCGGTACCGGAGGTGTCGGCGCGGCCGCCCGTGACCGACGGCCACGAAGCGTCCGCGCACGAGGCCTTGCAGTCCCTCGTGGACCGCGCCGAGTCGGAGTGGAGCCGCGTCGAGGACCAGCAGGCGGCCGTCGAGCGCCTGCCCGGCCTGGCGAACCCCGAGCGGTCAATCGACAGCGCCCGGGACTACCTCGACGACATCCCGGGCGAATCCGGCTGGGAGGTGCTGTTCTCGTCCCGAATCGGCGCGCAGTTCGCGGGCGAAGCCATCGGCGGCACGCGCCTCGCGGTGGACGAGGCGTCGGGCGAGTCCCTCGCCGAACAGGCCCGCGAGATACAGGCGAACGTGGCCGACGAGCGCGAGCGCGTCACCTACGAGGTGACCGACCCGGCGACGGACCTCGCGCGGCTCTACTGGGTCGAGAAGTGGCTCCACTCGGCGCAGTTGAACTCCTACCGAACCGGCGTCTACGTCGGGCAGGACGAACCGACCGTGGAGTACGACGACCACGAGTTCGTCCGAACGTGGGGGTCACACATGCAGGCGCGGCGGTCGCTGGCCGACGCCGCACGGCTCTACGACGACTACCGCGACGGGGCCGACGGCGAGTGGCGCGACCTGACCGACCACGTCGAGACAGTCGAGTCCGAACTCTGGACCGAGGCCCGGGAGCGGTCGTTCACGACCGACGAGTTCGAGGAGCGCTCGGCCGCAATCGAGTCCCTCCCCGAGGGGCCGCTCCGGACGTACCGCTGGCAGGCGATGTTCTACGTCCAGAACGCGAACGTCGAGTTCGTCGACGACCTCTCGACGGGCCTCCCGCTGTACCGCGCCGTCGGGAACGCCGAGACGGTTCTCCGGGCGCGGGCACTCGCTGACGCGCCGGACGACCCGTTCGAGGACTCGGTGCCGGTGTCGTCGCTCGCGCGGACGAAACGCGACGGCCTCGCCCTGCTCCGGGACCACCTCGACGCCGTCCCCGAGCAGTCGGTCCGTGGCTTGTTGCTCCGGGAGGGCCGACGGCTACTGTGGGCCGGCGACACGCAACTGGACAACGGCGGCGAGGTCGACCACCCGCGAGCACGGGCCTACGCCCGGTACCGGCTCGGCGTTGGCTATCTGCGACACGTCGACGAGGTGGCGGCGCGGCTCGACCGGCCCACGTAG
- a CDS encoding helix-turn-helix domain-containing protein, with amino-acid sequence MRYFTFTLVPLDDRDFHPVIAAVKAEPAVTLEQIAYINLLEDRTGVSLIGGYGDENATAEILEAHPSALEWELIPGDPGHYTYIHWAESEPTVELLELVDDYRLVLELPIQFTGQGNLRVTVVGSDDNIQDALANVPETIDAEATEMGTYRPDDERAIARLTDRQREVLEAAVRLGYYEVPREATYEDIAEVCDCTVGTVGEHLNRIEASIIGATVN; translated from the coding sequence ATGCGGTACTTTACCTTCACGCTCGTCCCGTTGGACGACCGAGATTTCCACCCGGTCATCGCCGCGGTCAAGGCCGAACCGGCGGTCACGCTCGAACAGATAGCCTACATCAACCTCCTCGAAGACAGGACCGGCGTCTCGCTCATCGGCGGGTACGGCGACGAAAACGCGACGGCCGAGATACTCGAGGCCCACCCGAGTGCCCTCGAGTGGGAACTCATCCCCGGCGACCCCGGACACTACACGTACATCCACTGGGCCGAGAGCGAACCGACGGTCGAGCTGCTCGAACTCGTCGACGACTACCGTCTCGTCCTCGAACTCCCCATCCAGTTCACCGGTCAGGGCAACCTCCGGGTGACCGTCGTCGGGAGCGACGACAACATCCAAGACGCGCTGGCGAACGTCCCCGAGACCATCGACGCCGAAGCGACCGAGATGGGGACCTACCGTCCCGACGACGAGCGCGCCATCGCCCGCCTCACCGACCGCCAGCGCGAGGTGCTCGAAGCCGCCGTCCGCCTCGGCTACTACGAGGTGCCGCGAGAGGCGACCTACGAGGACATCGCCGAGGTGTGTGACTGCACCGTCGGCACCGTCGGCGAACACCTCAACCGCATCGAGGCGTCCATCATCGGCGCGACGGTGAACTGA